The Sphingopyxis sp. YR583 sequence TTCATAAAGGCGCGCACGCCGATATCCTCGCCAACGCTACGCTTTACTTCGGCGAATTTCACCTCGAGCATGACCTGTTGGCTGGCGCCGAGCCCTATCATGTTGACGACTTTCTCGCCCGCATAGGTCCGCGCGAGCTGGACGGCGCGGTCGATCATGCCGGGATCGTTGGCAAGTCCGGTCAGGACCAGCGAGTCGCCCGAAATCTGTGCATCGATCTTTGCGTCAGGGATCAGCCGGGCAACCTGCTGGCGAAATCCGTCCGCATCGGGTCCGACCGCGACATCCATCACCACCAGCACGCGCCCGCCGGCATCATAGAGTGTCAGGCTGGTCGTGCCCATGCCCTTTCCGAGCACATAGACCGAGCGGTCGGTTAGCGGCACGATGTCGGCAATCGTGGAGCTTCCCACCATCGCCTTGGCGATCGCGCGGTCGGCGGTAACGATCTGGCTCTTATTGATCGGCACTTCCAGCGTGCCGCCGTGCAGGCCGCCATCGGCCGATTGCGCCGAGGCGGGCGCGGTTGCGCAGGCCAAGGCCAGCGGCAGCGCCATCTGAATGGCGCAGCGGAAGAGATTAATAGCCATAGCGCTGCACCCCCACGAAGCTAGTTTCGGTCCCGCGAACGACGGTCATGCCGGGGCCGCTGGGCCGTGGCGGCGCCATCACCTGTTTCGGAGGCGCCGCCACGGCGTCGCCCCGCATCGGCGGCGCGGGCGACCCGGCGCTCCGCTTCGCGGGAATGAAAAGGCCGCCGCCAAGTTCACGGCTGGTAACAGCGCGCCGCGCGCCCATTCCTGGATCTTCTACGTTGCGCAGGGCCAGGCTGAGCCGCCCGATCTGGGTAGCAAGCGCGATCCGCTGCGCGCCTTCGGGATGGACCATCAATGTCGCGGTCTTGCTTTCGGTGGCGTTGGTATTCTGTTCGCCAGTGCGCAGATCGACCGCCAGCACCTGGACATTGTCCAGCACCACGGTGGTCATCTTGTCATCGTTGGACGACCCGTCACCGGGGATCTGCCGCGTCAGCAGCACGTCGACGACATCGCCGGGCGTAACAAAACCGGCCACGCCGCTGACGGCGTCGATCGGCACGGTGACGGCGCGCATGTCGGGCGGGATATTGGCCGACAGCACCGCGCGTTTGGAAATTCGTGATAGCAGGATGGGCTCGCCCCGCGCGATCGGACGGATGGCGACCTTGCCCTCAGCCAGCAACCGCTGCGCCTCGCCATCGCGATAGGCGCCCTGCGGCACCGAATCGGCAGGCCAGGAAACCAGCCGGACATTGGCGCTCGAAATTGCGGTGCCGAAAGCCAGGTCCTGATCGGCAACAGCGATGCGCGTCAGAACGCGTTCCTCCGTCACCTGCTCCTGCTGTCGCTCGACCCCGCTGAACCAGGCGTTCGCAAAATAAACCGCGATGAGGCCGAACAATACGGCCGCGCCGATAATAAGCAGATTGCGCCGTTCCATGCCGCCCCCATAGTGAAACGATCCGCAGCCAAGGGCCCACCCCGCGTGACACGAGGTGGGCCTATACAGGCTGAGCTACATATTAGGCGCAGGCTGTGGACGTACCTTCACGTACGCATTCGCCGGCATCGCTAAGGGCTTCGCCGATTGCACCGCCAAGAGTGATGGCGCCTGCAACGATTGCGACGCCAAGAACGGCGAGAATCAGCGCATATTCGGCCGCCGAAGCGCCCGATTCGTCCGCAAGGAACGTCTTCAGAAAGGTCTTCATGTTACATATCCCCCAATGGGTCCCGTTCCCTCCCCCCGGAGGTCACGGAAATGACACCTAGGCTCCGGCCTCGATTTCCGGCTGGCCCGCTGCTTGGGATGATGTCTTTCGGAAAACCGGTGCGACCCGTGATGATCCGGCTTTGCACTGGACTCCGAAAAGCAGCCCCCCTTGCAAGCCCGGTCATCTTTTCCCGAATTGCAACGACAGTCAATCGCAAATGCAACCAGCCGCGATTGCGTTCCGTAATGGCACTTTATAAAGCAACGGAGTTAACCCAGCTTGCATTCCGGCTCCTCCCGGCCGACAGCGGCCCGAAGCGCGATGCGCGTCAGTCCAGTTGATCGGAAGTTGACCCAGCGTCCGAAGGCGAAAAATGGCGAAATCGCGCGCGATTCGTTTCACATGAGGCAACCGTCGCGCGATCGATTTACATATGGGAGGCACGATCCGGTTCTGATGTCACAGGCTGCGAAACTTTCAGGCTTAAAGGCGGTTTTGCACCGCGCGGGAAAACGTCTGGGCGACCGGTCGCGCGGTTTCGTGCTTGTTATCCAACGGCGCATCGAGACCGCGATTCCGTTTTGGTTGCTTCTGTTCGGCATTGCTGCGGCAGTGCGAGTCGGTTCGGCCGCCGGGCCGAGTCGCACCGCAAATGATCATGTTCAGCTTTTTATGTTCTATGGTCTGATCGCCCTTGCCCCGATTGCGGGATATCGCATTGCCATGGCCGCTTTCCCCTCCAATCTTTTGCCCGAACCGACCGGCATTCGCCTGGCCTTTTATGGTCGCTGGCGACGGCTCGATCCGCTTGCCGCCCGCGCGCATCCAGCCTTCGGCCCGTTCGGTTTCATGGCGTCGCTGCTGCTCGGCATGTTGCTCAACGTTCCCGTACGCAGCTTCGAATTCCTGCTGGCCGTTCCTGCGGTAAGCCAGCACGGCCCAGCCTGGGCTACGACCATTTTCCATATGATGGCGTTCGACGTGATCGCGATGAACTTTCTGTACGCAGCCTGCTTCGTGGCGGCTCTGCGTTCGATTCCGCTGTTTCCACGCATGTTGCTGCTCGCCTGGTCGATGGACCTGCTGTTGCAAGTGGCGATCGCGTATCGGGTCTCCGACGCTCCGCATCTGCCCGCGCCGATCGCCGCGGCGCTGGGCGAACTGCTCAGCGGCAATGTCACTAAGGTGCTGATCAGCATGGCGATCTGGATACCTTATCTGCTGCTTTCGGAGCGGGTCAATGTCACCTATCGCTCGCGGGTCGCGGCGGACTAGGAAGGCTTTTGGGGGAAATCATTGTTATGTCGGGACCGGCCTCTTCACTTCGCCGCGGCCTTACAGAAGATCGCGCCATTCTGACCGGGGGCCTGATCATCTGGGCCCTGTTCATGGGCCTGCTGGCAACGAAGGGGGTCAACGGGTTCAGACCGGTCGGCGTTATCGCAAACCTGATCCTGTATCTCTCGGCCTTGCTGTTCGCCGTCGTGGTCGTGATCGCGGCCCGGCTGTGGCGGCATCGCCCTGACCGTCCGCTGGCTTTTCTTGGTCAGCTGTTCACGACGGACGATCTTGGCGTCAGGCTCGCTCGCGGCGCGCCGATGCTGATCGCGCTGGCTGTATTCATGCCCGCCTTCTCGGCCATGAAAGGCGCCATACCGCTTTTCAACGCCTATGTCTGGGACGATAGCTGGATCGCGCTCGACCGGGCGCTGCACGGCGCCGACGCCTGGAGGTTGCTGCAACCGATCGTCGGCTATCCGATCGTGAGTTCCGCGCTTTCCATTCTTTATCATCTATGGATTCTGCTGATCTATGCCGGTGGTATCTGGTTCTGCTTTTTCGTGGACGATCGCAAACTGCGCGCCCGCTTCCTGATCTCCTATTTCGCATGCTGGACCCTGATCGGCGTGGTCATGGCGACGGCGCTGGCTTCAGTCGGCCCTTGCTTTCTGGCGCCGATGCTGGGCGATTCAAGGTTCGAGGAACAGATGGCATATCTGCGGCACGCCAACACCCATTTCCCAATAATGGTGCTGCAGGTGCAGGACCAGCTCGCCGCATGGCATCAGGCCGGAAACGAAGGGCTGGGCAGAGGCATCAGCGCGATGCCGTCGATGCACGTATCGCTGGCTTTCTTGTTCTTTCTCGCGATGCGGCATGTTTCAAGGCGTGCAGGCCTGTTCTTCGGCACCTTCTTTGTCGCCATCCTGATCGGTTCGGTTCATCTGGCCTACCACTATGCCGTTGACGGTTACGTCTCGATCGCGGTCACAGGCTTGCT is a genomic window containing:
- the cpaB gene encoding Flp pilus assembly protein CpaB, producing MERRNLLIIGAAVLFGLIAVYFANAWFSGVERQQEQVTEERVLTRIAVADQDLAFGTAISSANVRLVSWPADSVPQGAYRDGEAQRLLAEGKVAIRPIARGEPILLSRISKRAVLSANIPPDMRAVTVPIDAVSGVAGFVTPGDVVDVLLTRQIPGDGSSNDDKMTTVVLDNVQVLAVDLRTGEQNTNATESKTATLMVHPEGAQRIALATQIGRLSLALRNVEDPGMGARRAVTSRELGGGLFIPAKRSAGSPAPPMRGDAVAAPPKQVMAPPRPSGPGMTVVRGTETSFVGVQRYGY
- a CDS encoding Flp family type IVb pilin, yielding MKTFLKTFLADESGASAAEYALILAVLGVAIVAGAITLGGAIGEALSDAGECVREGTSTACA
- a CDS encoding DUF2569 family protein translates to MTQRPKAKNGEIARDSFHMRQPSRDRFTYGRHDPVLMSQAAKLSGLKAVLHRAGKRLGDRSRGFVLVIQRRIETAIPFWLLLFGIAAAVRVGSAAGPSRTANDHVQLFMFYGLIALAPIAGYRIAMAAFPSNLLPEPTGIRLAFYGRWRRLDPLAARAHPAFGPFGFMASLLLGMLLNVPVRSFEFLLAVPAVSQHGPAWATTIFHMMAFDVIAMNFLYAACFVAALRSIPLFPRMLLLAWSMDLLLQVAIAYRVSDAPHLPAPIAAALGELLSGNVTKVLISMAIWIPYLLLSERVNVTYRSRVAAD
- a CDS encoding phosphatase PAP2 family protein, which codes for MSGPASSLRRGLTEDRAILTGGLIIWALFMGLLATKGVNGFRPVGVIANLILYLSALLFAVVVVIAARLWRHRPDRPLAFLGQLFTTDDLGVRLARGAPMLIALAVFMPAFSAMKGAIPLFNAYVWDDSWIALDRALHGADAWRLLQPIVGYPIVSSALSILYHLWILLIYAGGIWFCFFVDDRKLRARFLISYFACWTLIGVVMATALASVGPCFLAPMLGDSRFEEQMAYLRHANTHFPIMVLQVQDQLAAWHQAGNEGLGRGISAMPSMHVSLAFLFFLAMRHVSRRAGLFFGTFFVAILIGSVHLAYHYAVDGYVSIAVTGLLWVLAGQFVRRSAAAGQRSPAMA